A genomic region of Leptospira barantonii contains the following coding sequences:
- a CDS encoding alpha/beta hydrolase — MKRLINLILAFLISFVLFILFLAWWNQEKLIFFPEKLSENFIFDFPNEFQEIKLETPDGETAYGLYFQAKGNESQKTILYFHGNAGSLRTWGGIYEDFLPLGWNILVTDYRGYGKNSGNLSEKSMNADASLWLDHVLNKLKIPRNRIVIYGRSIGTGVACDLSSKNPDLNLFLETPFTDLPSLAKEYYPFLKPWMLRFRFPNSDKLENTNSKIRIFHGTDDEIIPYFHSQSIFRKLKEANKDAVLYTISNGSHNNLTAYPEYHQALKKSLDEIR; from the coding sequence ATGAAGAGGCTTATAAACTTGATTCTTGCATTTCTTATTTCATTTGTTCTTTTTATTTTATTTCTCGCTTGGTGGAATCAGGAGAAATTGATTTTTTTCCCAGAGAAACTTTCAGAAAACTTTATATTCGATTTTCCGAATGAATTCCAGGAAATCAAATTGGAAACACCGGACGGAGAAACCGCTTACGGTCTTTACTTTCAAGCGAAAGGAAACGAATCTCAAAAAACGATTTTATACTTTCATGGAAACGCGGGAAGTTTAAGAACCTGGGGAGGAATCTACGAAGACTTTCTTCCTTTGGGCTGGAACATTCTTGTGACCGATTACAGAGGTTACGGAAAAAACTCGGGAAATCTTTCCGAAAAATCCATGAATGCGGACGCGTCGTTGTGGCTTGATCATGTTTTAAACAAACTGAAGATTCCAAGAAATCGAATCGTGATTTACGGGCGTTCGATCGGAACCGGAGTTGCTTGCGATCTTTCGTCCAAAAACCCCGATCTGAATCTATTTTTGGAAACTCCTTTTACCGATCTTCCCTCTCTCGCAAAAGAATATTATCCTTTTCTAAAGCCCTGGATGCTCCGGTTTCGGTTTCCGAATTCGGATAAACTGGAAAACACGAATTCTAAGATCAGAATTTTTCACGGAACGGACGACGAAATCATTCCGTATTTCCACTCGCAAAGTATATTCAGAAAACTGAAAGAAGCCAACAAAGACGCGGTTCTTTATACGATTTCGAACGGTTCGCATAACAATTTAACGGCTTATCCCGAGTATCATCAGGCTTTGAAAAAAAGTTTGGATGAAATTCGATAA
- the mtnP gene encoding S-methyl-5'-thioadenosine phosphorylase has product MSHNVKAAIIGGTGLYSLDGMELIEEIYPDTPWGKPSDKIKIGKYKGKLIAFLPRHGIGHFLSPPEVPNHANICALKQLGVEEIVAFSSVGSLREEIKPLDFVLPSQIIDRTRFRNSTYFGNGVVAHAPFAEPFSHNLAKRIEQTAKKIGLEIHVGKTLVCMEGPLFSTKAESHLYRSWGADIINMTVLPEAKLAREAEIAYQMICMSTDYDCWREGEESVTVEMVIANLSKNAETAKKLLSELIHVIGNGDDVSLKNSTKYSLITAPEKRNPETVKKLKVLFPEYF; this is encoded by the coding sequence ATGTCTCATAATGTAAAAGCGGCGATCATCGGAGGAACGGGCCTCTACAGCTTGGATGGAATGGAGCTGATCGAAGAAATTTATCCCGATACTCCTTGGGGAAAACCCTCCGATAAAATCAAAATCGGAAAGTATAAGGGAAAGTTAATCGCATTCTTACCAAGACACGGAATCGGACATTTTCTTTCTCCTCCCGAAGTTCCGAATCACGCGAACATCTGCGCGTTGAAACAACTCGGAGTGGAAGAAATCGTTGCGTTTAGTTCCGTTGGAAGTTTAAGAGAAGAAATCAAACCTCTCGATTTCGTTTTACCTTCTCAGATCATCGATCGTACTCGTTTTAGAAATTCAACATATTTCGGAAACGGAGTAGTCGCACACGCACCTTTCGCGGAACCTTTTTCTCATAACCTAGCGAAACGAATCGAACAAACCGCGAAGAAGATCGGTTTGGAAATTCACGTGGGCAAAACCCTTGTTTGTATGGAAGGTCCTTTGTTTTCCACAAAAGCGGAATCGCATTTGTATCGTTCTTGGGGCGCGGACATCATCAACATGACCGTTCTTCCCGAAGCGAAACTTGCGCGTGAAGCCGAGATCGCATATCAAATGATCTGTATGTCAACCGATTACGATTGTTGGAGAGAAGGGGAAGAATCCGTTACCGTCGAAATGGTGATCGCAAATCTTTCCAAGAATGCCGAAACCGCTAAAAAACTTCTTTCGGAACTCATTCACGTGATCGGAAACGGAGACGACGTTAGTTTGAAAAACAGCACGAAGTATTCTTTGATTACCGCTCCTGAAAAAAGAAATCCCGAGACGGTAAAAAAACTGAAGGTCCTTTTTCCCGAATATTTCTAA
- a CDS encoding methyl-accepting chemotaxis protein, giving the protein MSQSSLELIQKNGAVLINRIRLGLVILFTLSILGAYKTFNPAQLIIHSGGTFAMAVYCTAIFIWNRFSEVPKWAHKTSVILDSLILSSTLIFDAMISPTVASGVLKNVILFFIYFYINIYSGLLGEKRFVIFIGFLGALGSATALFVAVQFGVVLTEDPNIANKPGLLTTSVEVIKIIFVFTAGIILAQLMNLFMKLADQAGKLSEESKRFLEKLETNQKAIHVSAESLEESIQNFAEFINTTGEKMESQAASLEEVNAVIEELSAASQSTASSIETQNRSLVDLDEKSKSLGDIVESIAQFSKDLGSYANENRNDMENVTEAAGKTNHFLQNISNSFNRVDEINQIMGEIADKTNLLALNASIEAARAGAAGRGFAVVANEVSKLAEFTSENAKNISDIVKQSRSFIEEANKASTDTGDLTSRQKHKISETVNRIEEMGKLYQEQRGIIRDFVSEVGRIKQLSSEIFESTKEQMVGQEEMVKTMVHLEKEINIINQESGKLQHEVEKIRTQSSELKNLSVA; this is encoded by the coding sequence ATGAGTCAATCTTCCTTGGAACTAATTCAAAAGAATGGTGCGGTTCTAATCAATCGCATTCGTTTGGGTCTGGTCATCCTATTTACGCTTTCCATTCTCGGGGCTTATAAAACGTTCAATCCCGCGCAATTGATCATTCATTCCGGCGGAACGTTTGCGATGGCGGTTTATTGCACCGCTATCTTTATCTGGAATCGTTTCAGCGAAGTTCCGAAATGGGCTCATAAAACTTCGGTAATATTAGATTCTTTGATTTTAAGTTCCACATTGATTTTCGATGCGATGATTTCTCCCACGGTCGCGTCCGGCGTATTGAAGAACGTGATTCTATTCTTCATTTATTTTTACATAAACATCTACTCCGGTCTTTTGGGAGAAAAGAGATTCGTCATCTTCATCGGATTTTTGGGGGCCTTGGGTTCCGCGACCGCACTTTTTGTTGCGGTTCAATTCGGAGTGGTGTTAACCGAAGATCCCAATATCGCGAATAAACCGGGACTTTTAACCACAAGCGTTGAAGTGATCAAAATCATATTCGTTTTTACTGCGGGAATCATTCTCGCGCAATTGATGAATCTTTTTATGAAACTCGCCGATCAAGCCGGAAAACTTTCGGAAGAAAGCAAACGGTTTTTGGAAAAATTGGAAACGAATCAAAAGGCGATCCACGTATCCGCCGAAAGTTTGGAAGAGTCGATTCAAAACTTCGCCGAGTTCATCAACACGACCGGTGAAAAGATGGAATCACAAGCGGCCTCCTTGGAAGAAGTGAACGCGGTCATTGAAGAATTGTCCGCCGCTTCTCAAAGTACTGCGAGTTCGATCGAAACGCAAAATCGCAGTTTGGTGGATCTGGATGAGAAATCCAAAAGTCTCGGAGATATCGTGGAAAGTATCGCGCAATTTTCAAAAGACCTCGGGTCATACGCGAACGAAAATAGAAACGATATGGAGAATGTGACCGAGGCCGCAGGCAAGACGAATCACTTTCTTCAGAACATATCAAATTCTTTTAATAGAGTCGACGAGATCAATCAGATCATGGGAGAGATCGCGGATAAAACGAACCTACTTGCGCTCAACGCTTCGATCGAAGCGGCTCGCGCGGGAGCCGCGGGTCGAGGATTTGCGGTTGTGGCAAACGAGGTCAGTAAACTCGCCGAATTCACTTCCGAAAACGCGAAGAATATTTCCGATATCGTGAAACAGTCCAGGTCGTTTATCGAAGAAGCAAACAAAGCTTCCACGGATACGGGAGATCTTACAAGCAGACAAAAACATAAGATTTCCGAAACCGTAAATCGAATCGAAGAGATGGGAAAACTCTATCAGGAACAAAGGGGAATCATTCGCGATTTCGTTTCGGAAGTGGGAAGAATCAAACAGCTATCGAGCGAAATTTTCGAATCCACCAAAGAGCAGATGGTCGGTCAGGAAGAGATGGTCAAGACAATGGTCCATTTGGAAAAAGAAATCAACATCATCAATCAGGAATCCGGCAAACTCCAACACGAGGTGGAAAAAATCAGAACCCAATCCTCGGAGTTGAAAAATTTGAGCGTAGCTTAA
- a CDS encoding methyl-accepting chemotaxis protein codes for MSKQSIESIRKKGEALTYYSRMGIMILMLLSLITSFKTLHPEIKIIHSSAAIFMLFYTVFGFILYYKYNMKPWVHHVFIIFDSLLLSSTIFLDSMVSAEMIAPVLKNAILYSVYFFIIAYSGLLGRPNFVLATGLCCSIGYGIGLTNASLHGLKFSEDNLINMTPGYLKLSAEITKIIFMTGVSFILYRLMNLFDSLYKEASSYFQENKNFLNKLESNRKVIHTSAETLEVSVTNFSEFTSLTSAKMESQAASLEEVNAVITSLSQSSENNVNSIRIQNENLIELNQKAQILLDVIQKISEHSRGLDINAKESRMEMEVVKESVEKTSGYLKNISNSFQRVDEINRILGEIADKTNLLSLNASIEAARAGAAGRGFAVVAQEVSKLAEFTATNAKMISKVVEESLEFIKEANYASTGTSQLTESQGIKINATVFKIEEMNRLYERGTAIINDFVKNLEKVKRLSDELFYSTEEQMTGQKEMMKAMFELEKEVNEITQESGKIQDGVLQIKTQSRDLKALSIV; via the coding sequence ATGTCCAAGCAGTCAATAGAATCCATTCGTAAGAAAGGAGAAGCGCTCACTTATTATTCCAGAATGGGAATTATGATCCTGATGTTGCTTTCTCTGATAACGAGCTTTAAGACCCTTCATCCGGAAATTAAGATCATCCACTCGTCAGCCGCGATATTTATGCTTTTCTACACGGTTTTCGGATTTATACTTTATTATAAATACAATATGAAACCGTGGGTGCATCACGTATTTATTATATTCGACTCTCTTTTACTAAGCTCTACGATCTTTTTGGATAGTATGGTTTCCGCCGAAATGATCGCACCCGTCCTTAAAAACGCGATTCTTTATTCGGTATACTTTTTTATCATCGCCTATTCCGGTCTGCTTGGAAGACCCAATTTCGTGCTCGCGACCGGCTTGTGTTGTTCCATCGGATACGGCATCGGATTGACCAACGCATCGTTACACGGTCTTAAATTCTCCGAAGACAATTTGATCAACATGACTCCGGGTTATCTCAAGCTGAGCGCAGAGATCACTAAGATTATCTTTATGACGGGTGTGAGTTTTATTCTTTATCGTTTGATGAATCTATTTGATAGTCTTTATAAGGAAGCTTCTTCTTACTTTCAGGAAAATAAGAATTTTTTAAATAAGTTGGAGAGTAACAGAAAGGTGATTCATACTTCCGCGGAAACTTTGGAGGTATCGGTTACGAACTTTTCCGAGTTTACCAGTTTGACCAGTGCGAAGATGGAATCACAAGCCGCTTCCTTGGAAGAGGTGAACGCAGTGATCACTTCTCTTTCCCAATCCTCCGAAAACAACGTAAACTCGATTCGAATTCAAAACGAGAACCTGATCGAGTTGAATCAGAAAGCTCAGATTCTTTTGGACGTGATTCAAAAAATCTCCGAACATTCGAGAGGTTTGGATATCAATGCGAAAGAAAGTAGAATGGAAATGGAAGTCGTAAAGGAATCCGTTGAAAAGACGAGCGGGTATTTGAAGAACATTTCGAATTCATTTCAAAGAGTGGATGAAATCAATCGTATCTTAGGCGAGATCGCTGATAAAACCAATCTTCTTTCCCTGAACGCTTCGATCGAAGCCGCGCGTGCGGGAGCGGCAGGAAGAGGATTCGCCGTGGTCGCGCAAGAAGTGAGTAAACTCGCGGAATTCACCGCCACAAACGCGAAGATGATCTCCAAGGTTGTGGAAGAATCGCTCGAGTTTATCAAAGAAGCCAATTACGCTTCGACCGGGACAAGCCAATTGACCGAAAGTCAAGGAATCAAGATCAACGCGACCGTGTTTAAGATCGAGGAAATGAATCGTCTTTACGAACGAGGAACCGCGATCATAAACGATTTTGTGAAAAATCTTGAAAAAGTAAAAAGATTATCGGACGAGTTATTCTACTCCACGGAAGAACAGATGACCGGGCAAAAAGAAATGATGAAAGCAATGTTCGAACTGGAAAAGGAAGTCAACGAAATCACTCAGGAATCCGGAAAGATCCAAGACGGTGTATTACAAATCAAAACTCAGTCCAGAGATTTGAAGGCCTTAAGTATCGTTTAA
- a CDS encoding alpha/beta hydrolase — MTEGKNSSGDFMKRILILLLVLTIAFCKTDSKDNQKDVVEPLVETLLILSYPYLINTCAITPVAYYGPIAPISQGYGTRGSRSVAVTALQNPSAPRNVCVYYPSDLTTKAPVLFLIHGFSSPSAEAYYPLIDFYVSKGYVVVFPIYISDTRNPTENYKYMLDGINFAVSQFSTIIDTTRVGYMGHSYGGGATPYLAHQGIVQKGWGGNGSFIFLVAPWYSFSITNAQLAQFTNATKMIAQIYDNDEVVDNRMAIDIFNQIGIGTAEKDFEIVYSETYNGNVLNADHYTPIKNTVIGLGALDVLDYFGIWRQLDALTDYSYTGSATAKDVALGNGSTNQKNMGVYPDGRAVKTMTVTDSPSPLHPESFFSQPFSNANNPRF; from the coding sequence TTGACCGAAGGTAAGAATTCTTCGGGGGATTTTATGAAACGTATTTTGATCTTATTACTCGTTCTTACGATTGCGTTTTGTAAAACGGACTCGAAGGACAATCAGAAAGACGTCGTCGAACCCTTGGTCGAAACACTTCTGATTTTAAGTTATCCTTATTTGATCAATACGTGCGCGATCACACCCGTCGCTTACTACGGACCGATTGCTCCGATTTCACAAGGTTATGGAACCAGAGGTTCCCGTTCCGTTGCAGTCACTGCATTGCAAAATCCGAGTGCGCCTAGAAACGTTTGTGTTTATTACCCGAGCGATTTAACAACAAAGGCTCCCGTTCTATTTTTGATTCACGGATTCAGTTCTCCCTCTGCGGAAGCGTATTATCCTTTGATCGACTTCTATGTTTCAAAAGGATATGTGGTCGTGTTTCCGATTTATATCTCCGATACACGCAACCCGACGGAGAATTATAAATATATGTTGGATGGAATCAACTTTGCGGTGAGTCAGTTTTCAACGATCATCGATACTACTCGAGTCGGTTATATGGGACATTCTTACGGAGGAGGGGCGACTCCGTACTTGGCGCATCAAGGAATCGTTCAAAAAGGCTGGGGAGGAAACGGATCTTTTATCTTTCTCGTCGCACCTTGGTATTCTTTCTCGATTACAAACGCTCAGCTTGCACAATTTACGAACGCAACTAAGATGATCGCACAGATTTACGATAACGACGAAGTGGTCGATAACAGAATGGCCATCGACATTTTCAATCAGATCGGAATCGGAACTGCGGAAAAAGATTTTGAAATCGTATATTCCGAAACATACAACGGAAACGTTCTCAACGCGGATCATTATACTCCGATCAAAAACACCGTAATCGGCTTGGGCGCGTTAGACGTTTTGGACTACTTTGGAATTTGGAGACAACTCGACGCGCTTACGGATTATTCTTACACAGGTTCCGCAACGGCAAAGGATGTTGCTTTGGGAAACGGATCTACCAATCAAAAGAATATGGGCGTATATCCTGACGGACGTGCAGTGAAAACGATGACCGTGACCGATTCTCCATCACCATTACATCCTGAAAGTTTTTTCTCCCAACCGTTTTCTAACGCAAACAACCCAAGATTTTAA
- a CDS encoding bifunctional helix-turn-helix domain-containing protein/methylated-DNA--[protein]-cysteine S-methyltransferase — MDHYKKIANAIQFIQQHALSQPELDEIAQSVNLSPFHFQRLFTEWAGVSPKQFLQYLTLQSAKAILNKPEATLFDAAYETGLSGTGRLHDLFVKIEGMTPGEFKNGGEKLKIRYSFQKSVFGDYLIASTEKGICNLFFYDISKERIVSELKEQWNQAELVLQLDENQERVVKFFDQTSTKKEKIRLHLKGTDFQIKVWEALLKIPEGRLFSYLDIADSIGQESASRAVGTAIGKNPIGYLIPCHRVIKSTGGIGEYRWGSERKIAMIGWEASRNDQLVLDKG; from the coding sequence ATGGATCACTACAAAAAAATCGCCAACGCAATTCAATTCATACAACAACATGCGTTGTCCCAACCCGAATTGGATGAAATTGCGCAATCCGTTAACCTTAGCCCGTTTCACTTTCAAAGACTTTTTACGGAATGGGCCGGAGTCAGCCCGAAACAATTTCTTCAATACTTAACCTTACAAAGCGCAAAAGCGATTTTGAATAAACCCGAAGCGACGTTGTTCGACGCCGCGTATGAAACCGGACTTTCCGGAACTGGCCGTTTGCACGATTTATTCGTAAAGATCGAAGGAATGACTCCGGGAGAATTTAAGAACGGCGGAGAAAAACTCAAAATTCGATACAGCTTTCAAAAAAGTGTTTTCGGAGATTATTTGATCGCATCAACAGAAAAAGGAATTTGTAATTTATTCTTTTATGATATTTCAAAAGAACGAATCGTTTCCGAACTGAAGGAACAATGGAATCAAGCGGAACTCGTTTTGCAACTCGATGAGAATCAAGAACGCGTCGTGAAATTCTTCGATCAAACTTCTACAAAAAAGGAAAAGATCAGACTTCATCTTAAGGGAACCGATTTTCAGATTAAGGTTTGGGAAGCGCTCTTGAAAATTCCCGAAGGAAGATTGTTTTCCTATTTGGATATCGCCGATTCCATCGGACAGGAAAGCGCTTCGAGGGCGGTCGGAACTGCGATCGGTAAAAATCCGATCGGTTATCTGATTCCTTGTCATCGTGTGATCAAAAGTACGGGCGGTATTGGAGAATACCGTTGGGGCTCAGAAAGAAAGATTGCGATGATCGGTTGGGAAGCGAGCAGAAACGATCAATTAGTTTTGGACAAAGGATAA
- a CDS encoding cobalamin-binding protein, translating into MIGPKRIICLTEETTELFYLLGEEERIVGISAYTVRPLKAKEEKPKVSAFINGNVKRIKELQPDLVIGFSDIQANLAKDLIAEGLNVLVTNQRTIPEIFETLLLLGSIVGRGNETQTLIDGWKRKLDEIGTKHSSGSRPSVFFQEWDEPIITGISWVSELIDLAGGKDCFDHLKTKSLAKDRIITANDVAAANPDVYIGSWCGKPMNFEWVQKHPDWQKTGAIQNGKVYELDPSIILQPGPALFVEGIDQLAKLIHS; encoded by the coding sequence TTGATCGGTCCGAAAAGAATCATTTGTCTCACCGAGGAAACGACGGAACTTTTTTACTTATTGGGTGAAGAAGAACGGATCGTAGGAATTTCAGCGTATACGGTCCGACCTCTCAAAGCCAAAGAAGAAAAACCGAAAGTCTCCGCGTTTATCAACGGAAACGTAAAACGAATTAAAGAATTACAACCCGATCTTGTGATCGGGTTTTCGGACATTCAAGCGAACCTCGCCAAGGATCTGATCGCCGAAGGGTTGAACGTTCTTGTAACGAATCAAAGAACAATTCCCGAAATTTTCGAGACATTGCTTCTTTTAGGAAGTATCGTCGGAAGGGGAAACGAAACACAAACCCTGATCGACGGTTGGAAAAGAAAGTTAGACGAAATCGGAACGAAACATTCTTCAGGAAGTAGGCCTTCCGTTTTTTTCCAAGAATGGGACGAACCGATCATCACTGGAATCTCTTGGGTTTCGGAATTGATCGATCTCGCGGGCGGAAAAGATTGTTTTGATCATCTCAAAACAAAGTCTTTGGCGAAGGACAGAATCATTACTGCGAACGATGTTGCGGCGGCCAACCCGGACGTTTATATCGGATCTTGGTGTGGAAAACCGATGAATTTTGAATGGGTGCAAAAACATCCGGATTGGCAAAAGACCGGTGCGATTCAAAACGGAAAGGTTTATGAGTTGGATCCTTCGATCATTCTCCAGCCCGGACCGGCGCTTTTTGTGGAAGGAATCGATCAACTCGCGAAATTGATTCATTCTTAA
- the acs gene encoding acetate--CoA ligase, translated as MAKERVVPPSAEFKKNTNITLKDYKSLYKESIENPNKFWGREANRLTWFKKWTKVLSHDFKNAKVEWFKGGKLNVSYNCLDRHINSPLKNKAALIWEGDNPSESRVLTYYDVYREVNLLANVLKKYGVKKGDRVLVYLPMIPELAITILACTRIGAIHSVVFGGFSPEALQSRIDDCKPKLIITADGGFRGGKPVELKKNVDLALEKSTEKVKSVIVVRRTGNESGLTWKDGQDHWYHFLMNDPTLPSYCKPEEMDAEDPLFILYTSGSTGKPKGVLHTTGGYLLGANLTFHYVFDIKPEDTYWCTADIGWVTGHSYLVYGPLSNGASSVMFEGVPSYPDAGRFWDVIDKYGVNVFYTAPTAIRALMREGLEPIKKRNLSSLRLLGSVGEPINPEAWEWYFKNIGKGKCPIVDTWWQTETGSIMISALPGAIPQKPGSATLPFFGVQPILVDNDGKEINDKGDVSGNLCIKGPWPSMMRGVYGDPKRFFDTYFSQFKGYYFTGDGARRDKDGYFWITGRVDDVINVSGHRIGSAEVESALVENKSVAEAAVVGFPHDIKGQGIYAYVTVKEGVTTNDALKKELIATVEKVIGKIARPDVIHWAPGLPKTRSGKIMRRILRKIASGEFEGLGDTSTLADPSVVQKLIDDKKEFHS; from the coding sequence ATGGCAAAAGAACGAGTCGTCCCGCCATCCGCAGAATTTAAAAAGAATACCAACATCACCCTCAAAGATTATAAATCTCTTTATAAAGAATCCATAGAAAACCCGAATAAGTTTTGGGGAAGAGAAGCCAATCGTTTGACCTGGTTTAAAAAATGGACCAAGGTTCTCAGTCATGATTTTAAAAACGCAAAGGTAGAATGGTTTAAGGGGGGCAAGCTCAACGTTTCTTATAACTGTTTGGATCGACATATAAATTCTCCTTTGAAAAACAAAGCGGCGTTGATCTGGGAAGGCGACAATCCTTCGGAATCAAGGGTTCTTACTTACTACGATGTTTATCGGGAAGTGAATCTTCTTGCGAACGTCCTTAAAAAATACGGAGTAAAAAAAGGGGATCGTGTTCTCGTTTATCTTCCGATGATTCCCGAATTAGCCATTACGATTCTTGCATGTACTCGGATCGGCGCGATTCACTCGGTTGTGTTCGGAGGATTCTCCCCCGAAGCTCTTCAAAGTAGAATCGACGATTGTAAGCCGAAGTTGATCATCACCGCGGACGGTGGTTTTCGCGGAGGTAAGCCGGTTGAGCTCAAAAAGAACGTGGATCTCGCTCTTGAAAAATCCACGGAGAAAGTAAAGTCCGTGATCGTCGTCCGAAGAACCGGCAACGAATCCGGTCTTACTTGGAAAGACGGTCAGGATCATTGGTATCACTTTTTGATGAACGATCCGACTCTTCCTTCCTATTGCAAACCGGAAGAGATGGATGCGGAAGATCCTCTTTTTATTCTTTATACTTCCGGTTCCACGGGAAAACCGAAAGGGGTTTTGCATACTACGGGCGGTTATCTTCTCGGAGCTAATTTAACATTTCATTATGTATTCGATATAAAACCGGAAGATACGTATTGGTGTACAGCGGATATCGGATGGGTGACCGGACATTCTTACTTAGTTTATGGTCCTCTTTCGAACGGAGCTTCTTCCGTGATGTTCGAAGGAGTTCCTTCTTATCCCGATGCGGGAAGATTTTGGGACGTGATCGATAAGTATGGAGTTAACGTTTTTTATACGGCTCCTACCGCGATTCGTGCGTTGATGAGAGAAGGTTTAGAACCGATTAAAAAAAGAAATTTAAGTTCTCTCCGTCTTTTAGGTTCGGTCGGAGAGCCGATCAATCCCGAAGCATGGGAATGGTATTTTAAAAACATCGGAAAAGGAAAATGTCCGATCGTCGATACTTGGTGGCAGACGGAAACCGGATCGATCATGATCTCGGCGTTGCCCGGTGCGATTCCACAGAAGCCCGGCTCGGCGACGTTGCCGTTCTTCGGAGTTCAACCGATTCTTGTCGATAACGACGGAAAAGAAATCAACGATAAGGGAGACGTTTCCGGAAATCTTTGTATCAAAGGTCCTTGGCCTTCAATGATGCGCGGAGTTTACGGAGATCCTAAACGATTCTTTGATACATACTTCTCACAGTTCAAAGGTTATTATTTTACGGGCGATGGCGCTCGAAGAGATAAGGACGGTTATTTTTGGATTACAGGTCGTGTCGACGATGTGATTAACGTTTCCGGTCATAGAATCGGAAGCGCCGAAGTGGAAAGCGCTCTTGTGGAAAACAAATCAGTAGCCGAGGCGGCCGTTGTCGGATTTCCGCACGACATCAAGGGTCAGGGAATCTATGCGTATGTCACCGTGAAAGAAGGCGTAACTACAAACGACGCGCTGAAGAAAGAATTGATTGCAACCGTTGAAAAGGTGATCGGCAAGATCGCAAGACCGGATGTGATTCATTGGGCGCCGGGTCTTCCGAAAACACGTTCGGGTAAAATCATGAGAAGAATTTTGAGAAAGATCGCTTCGGGAGAATTCGAAGGTCTCGGCGATACTTCCACGCTTGCCGATCCTTCCGTGGTTCAGAAACTGATCGATGATAAAAAGGAATTCCATAGCTGA
- the folE gene encoding GTP cyclohydrolase I FolE: MEEDIVNILKSIGEDPTREGLLNTPKRVKKAYDFLTSGYRADITKIVNGAIFEEPTDGMVLVRDIEMYSLCEHHLLPFYGRAHVAYLPNKKIIGISKIPRIVDVFARRLQVQERLTEQIAYAIQEVLEPQGVAVVIKAKHLCMMMRGVEKQNSELFTSCMLGAFKENMVTRSEFLDLIRTGST, translated from the coding sequence TTGGAAGAAGACATTGTAAATATTCTGAAATCGATCGGAGAGGATCCCACGAGAGAAGGTCTTCTCAATACTCCGAAACGCGTGAAAAAAGCCTACGATTTCCTGACGTCCGGTTATCGAGCGGATATCACGAAGATCGTAAACGGCGCCATCTTCGAGGAGCCGACGGACGGTATGGTTCTGGTTCGCGATATAGAAATGTATTCACTTTGCGAACATCATCTTCTGCCTTTTTACGGAAGAGCGCACGTGGCTTATCTTCCGAATAAAAAGATCATCGGGATCAGTAAAATTCCTAGAATCGTGGATGTCTTTGCGAGAAGACTTCAAGTTCAGGAACGTCTCACGGAACAAATCGCGTATGCGATTCAAGAAGTTCTCGAACCTCAGGGAGTTGCCGTCGTCATTAAAGCGAAACACCTTTGTATGATGATGAGAGGAGTGGAAAAACAAAACTCCGAACTTTTCACTTCCTGCATGTTGGGAGCGTTCAAAGAAAATATGGTAACCCGCTCCGAATTCTTAGATCTGATCCGCACCGGGTCCACCTGA